GTGAGATCGGCGGCTCGGCCGAGGAAGAAGCGGCCGACTTCCTCAAGTCGTCCAAGACCAAGAAACCCGTGGTAGGCTTCATTGCCGGACGCACCGCGCCTCCAGGCCGCCGCATGGGCCACGCGGGCGCCATCATTTCCGGTGGACGTGGCGGTGCCGAAGACAAGATCGACGCCATGCGGTCGGCGGGCATTCACGTGTCCGAATCCCCGGCGGCACTGGGGACGACCTTGATGGAAGTTCTGAAGGGCTGATCCGGAGGCGGTCCGGCGGCCTGAGTTTGAAAAGGGGCGCTGGTGAAAAGCCGGCGCCAGGCACGAGCATGGATCTGGATCCCGGACTGTCCGCCATCCTGAACGGGGCCAACGCCTCGTTTCTGGAAAGCCTGTACCAGCGCTACGAGCGCGATCCGAACTCCGTCGATCCCGAGTGGCGCGGCTGGTTCGAAGCGCTCCGCGACGGCGCCGCCCGGACGGCCGGCGCCCATGGCGGCCCGACCTGGCAGCGCACGGACTGGCCGCCGCTGAACAATGGCGACCTGACGGCCGCGCTCGATCCCGGCGCGCCTGCTCCAACCGCCGCCAAGCCCAAGGACAAGGGCAAGGGCGTCAGCCAGGAACAGCTTCACGCTGCCGCCATGGACTCGATCCGTGCACTTGCACTGATCCGATCCTACCGGGTGCGCGGTCACCTGCACGCCAAGCTCGACCCGCTCGGACTGGCGGTCTCGCCCGATCATCCTGAGCTCGATCCCGAGGCCTATGGCTTCAGCGAAAAGGATCTGGACCGGCCCATCTTCATCGATGCGCTGGGTCTGAAGACCGCCACGGTGCGGGAGATCGTCGAGATACTCGAGCGGGCCTATTGCGGCCCCATCGGCGTCGAGTATATGCACATTTCCGAGCTGCAGGAGCGCGTCTGGATACAGGAGCGCATCGAAGGACACGACCAGTACGTGTCGTTTACCGACATGGGCAAGCAGGCGATCCTGCAGAAAGTGATCGAGGCGGAAACCTTCGAGCAGTTCCTCAACGTCAAGTATACGGGCACGAAGCGGTTTGGCCTGGACGGCGCCGAAGCCACGATTCCGGCGCTCGAGGCCATCATCAAGAAAGCCGGCGCGCTGGGCGTGCAGGAGATCGCCATCGGCATGCCGCATCGCGGCCGGCTCAACGTGCTGGCCAACGTGATGTCGAAGCCGTTCCGGGCGATCTTCAACGAGTTCCACGGCGGTTCATCGACGCCTGACGAGGTAGAAGGCTCGGGCGACGTGAAATATCATCTGGGCAGTTCGTCAGACCGCGAGTTCGACGGCAACAATGTGCATTTGTCGTTGTCGGCCAATCCATCCCATCTCGAGGCCGTGGACCCGGTGGTCATGGGCAAGGTGCGCGCCAAGCAGGACCAGCGCGGCGACAAGGAACGCAGCGAGGTTGTCGGCCTGCTGCTGCACGGCGACGCAGCCTTTGCAGGACAGGGCCTGGTGCCGGAATGCCTGGGCCTGAGCCAGTTGAAGGGCTACCGCATCGGCGGCGTGATCCATTTCATCGTCAACAATCAGATCGGCTTCACCACCTCGCCGATGTATTCGCGCTCGTCGCCTTATCCGTCCGACATCGCCAAAGGCATCCAGGCGCCGATCTTCCACGTCAATGGCGACGATCCGGAAGCCGTGGTGCATGTGGCCAAGCTGGCCGTCGAATTTCGCCAGCGGTTCAAGAAGGACGTGGTCATCGACATGTTCTGCTATCGCCGGTTCGGCCACAACGAAACCGACGAGCCCATGTTCACCCAGCCGTTGATGTATCAGCGCATCAAGGATCAGCCGACGGTGACGCAGCTTTATGCCAGCCGTCTGGCCGAGCAGGGACTGGTCAGTGCCGACGAGTTCAAGCATATGCGCGATGAATTCCGCGCCACGCTGGAAACCGAGTTCGAGGTGGCGGAATCGTTCAAGCCCAACAAGGCCGATTGGCTGGAAGGCCGCTGGGCCGGCCTGAAGCGTGCCCGCGGCACCGTGCGGCGCGGCCGTACCGCCGAGGACGAGGACACGCTGCGCCGGCTGATCGAGGTGCTGACCACCGCGCCCGAGGATTTCAACGTCCACAGGACGCTGCAGCGGCAGCTGGACCGCAAGCGTGAGACGCTGGAAAGCGGCACCGGCATCGACTGGGCCACGGCCGAGGCGCTGGCATTCGGCTCGCTGCTCGATGAAGGATTCGGCGTGCGCCTTTCGGGCCAGGATTCCGGCCGGGGCACCTTTTCCCAGCGCCACGCGGTGTTCACCGACCAGGTGACCGGCGACCGCTACACGCCGCTCGATCATGTGCGCGATGACGCCAAGTTCGAGGTCATCGATTCCATGCTGTCCGAGGCGGCGGTGATGGGGTTCGAATACGGCTTTACCCTGGCCGAGCCGAACACGCTGGTATTGTGGGAGGCCCAGTTCGGCGATTTCGCCAACGGCGCCCAGGTGATCATCGACCAGTTCGTCGCCGCCGGCGAGCTGAAGTGGCTGCGCATGAGCGGCCTGGTACTGCTGCTGCCGCATGGCTTCGAGGGTCAGGGGCCCGAGCATTCGTCCGCGCGCCTCGAGCGCTACCTGCAGATGTGCGCCGAGGACAATTGGCAGGTCGCCAACTGCACCACGCCGGCCAATTATTTCCATATCCTGCGGCGCCAGATGCACCGCGAGTTCCGCAAGCCGCTGGTGCTGATGACGCCCAAGAGCCTGCTGCGGCACAAGCTGTGCGTATCGCATCTGTCGGACATGGCGCGCGGCACCTCGTTCCACCGCATCATGTGGGATCATGCGCAGACCGAGAAGGAAGGCTACGGCAAGCTGAAGCCCGACGATCAGATCACCCGCGTCGTGATCTGTTCGGGCAAGGTCTATTACGACCTGCTGGAAGAGCGCGAGGCGCGCAAGCTTTCCGACGTCTATCTGATGCGCATCGAGCAGCTCTATCCGTTCCCGGGCGATTCGCTTCAGGAGGAACTCGAGCGTTTCCCGCACGCCAAGGTCATCTGGTGCCAGGAGGAACCTCAGAACATGGGCGCGTGGACGTTCGTCGAGCCGTTTATCGAAAAAACGCTCGAGGATCTGGATCATTTCGTGAAGCGGCCCGTCTATGTGGGGAGACCGGCGGCCGCGTCTCCGGCGACCGGGCTGTTGTCCCGCCACAAGGAACAGCAGGCGCGGATCGTTCATGACGCCCTGATTGGTTAGACTGGAAAGGACAGGCCGAATGCCCACCGACATCGTCGTCCCCGCTCTGGGTGAGTCCATCACCGAGGCGACCGTCGCCAAATGGTACAAGAAGCCCGGCGACGCCGTGGAGCAAGACGAGCCGCTCGTGGAGCTTGAGACCGACAAGGTCGCCGTCGAGGTCAATGCGCCCACATCCGGCGTGCTCGGCGACCTGCAGGTCAAGGAAGGCGACACCGTCGCTGTCGGCTCGGTCATCGGCTCGATCGGCGCCGGCGACGGCACGAAGCCTGCCCCGAAGGCCGAGGCCAAACCTGCGGCCAAGCCCGAGGCCAAGTCGGTGGCCAAGCCCGCGGCCAAGGCGTCACCCGCGCCGGAGCCACCGGCCGCTGCGCCCGAGTCCGAGGAATTGGCGCGCGAGGCCGCCTCGATGGCCCCGTCCGCCGCGCGCCTTGTCGAAGAAGCCAAGCTCGATCCCAGCACCATCGATGGCACCGGCCGGGGCGGCCGCATCACCAAAGCCGACGTGCTGAAGGCCATGGAAGCGCCCAAGGCAGACGCGGCGCCCGCCGCGCCCGCGTCCCAGGCCGCGAAGCCGGCCGCGCCGCCGCGGGAGCCGGGCGAGCGCGAGGAGCGGGTGCAGATGTCCCGCCTGCGCAAGACCATCGCGACCCGGCTGAAGGAGGCGCAGAACACCGCCGCCATGCTGACCACGTTCAACGAGGTCGACATGACCGCGCTGATCGCCATGCGCAACGAATACCGCGACCTGTTCGAGAAGAAGCACGGCGTACGCCTGGGCTTCATGTCGTTCTTCGCCAGGGCCTGCGTGATGGCGCTGCACGAAATTCCGTCGGTCAACGCCGAAGTGGACGGCGACACCATCATCTACAAGGACCACTACGACATCGGCATCGCCGTGTCGGCGCCGCATGGCCTGGTCGTGCCGGTGATCCGCGACGTGGACGCGCTCGGCCTCGCCGGCATCGAAAAGGCCATCGGCGAGATGGCGGTGAAGGCCAGGGACGGCAAACTTGCCTTGGCTGATCTGCAGGGCGGGACCTTCACGATCTCCAATGGCGGCGTATTTGGTTCCTTGATGTCGACGCCGATCCTCAACCCGCCACAGTCCGGCATTCTTGGCATGCACAAGGTCCAGGACCGGCCCGTGGTGGTGGATGGCCAGATCGTGGCGCGGCCCATGATGTACCTTGCCCTGTCGTATGATCACCGTATTGTCGATGGACGCGAGGCGGTTACCTTCCTGGTCCGCGTCAAGGAATGTCTCGAAGACCCGCACCGGATGCTGCTCGATCTGTAGCGCCGGCCAGCGGGCACCTGATAAACGAGGGAAATGATGAGCGATTATGATGTTGTGGTCATCGGTGGTGGCCCGGGCGGCTACATCGCCGCGATCCGTGCGGCGCAGAACGGGCTGAAAGTAGCCTGCATCGAGGGTCGCGGCGCGCTGGGCGGAACCTGCACCAATGTTGGCTGCATTCCCTCCAAGGCGCTGCTGCACGCCTCGGAAGTGTTCGAGGAAGCCGGCCATTCCTATGGCAAGATCGGCGTGAAGGTTGGCTCGCTCGAGCTCGATCTGCCCGCCATGATGGCCTACAAGGACGACACGGTAAAAGGCCTGACCCGCGGCATCGAGTTCCTGTTCAAGAAGAACAAGATCGATTACGTGAAGGGCTGGGGCAGCTTCAAGGACAAGAATACCATCGAGGTGAAGGGCGAAGACGGCTCGACCTCGACGGTCACCGGCAAGAGCATCATCATCGCCACCGGCTCGGAGCCGGCGTCGATTCCGGGCGTCACCATCGACGAAAAGCGCATCGTATCCTCGACCGGCGCCCTTGCGCTGCCCGAAGTGCCCAAGCATCTGGTCGTCATCGGCGGCGGCGTGATCGGCCTGGAACTCGGGTCGGTCTGGGCGCGCCTCGGCGCCAAGGTCACTGTGGTCGAGTTCCTCGACCGGATCGTGCCTGGCGTGGACGACGAAGTGGCGAAGGAATTCGACAAGATCCTGCGCAAGCAGGGCTTCACCATGAAGACCGGCACCAAGGTGACCAAGGTTGAATCGGCCAAGGCCGGCCTGAAGATCAGCGTCGAACCCGCCAAGGGCGGCGACGCCGAGGTGCTGGAAGCCGACTACGTGCTCGTTTCGGTGGGGCGCAAGGCCTACACCGAAGGCCTGGGCCTGGACAAGGTGGGCGTCAAGGCGACCGACCGGGGCCTGGTTGTCACCGACGATCACTGGCGCACCAACGTGGACGGCATCTATGCCATCGGCGACGTGATCGCCGGCCCCATGCTGGCCCACAAGTCCGAGGAAGAAGGCGCCGCGGTCGCCGATGTGATCGCCGGCAAGGTCGGCCACGTGAACTACGACGCCATTCCCAACGTGATCTATACCTCGCCCGAGGTGGCCTCGGTGGGCAAGACCGAGGAAGAGCTGAAGAAGGCGGGCGTCGAGTACAAGGCGGGCAAGTTCCCGTTCATGGCCAATGCCAAGGCCAAGGTCGGCCTGCACACGGAAGGGTTCGTCAAGATCCTTGCCGATGCCAAGACCGACCGGGTGCTGGGCGTGCATATCATCGGCGCCGATGCCGGCAACCTGATCGCCGAGGCGGTGCTCGCCATGGAGTTCGATGCCTCGGCCGAGGATATCGCCATGACCTGTCACGCGCATCCGACCCTTTCCGAATCCATGAAGGAAGCGGCGCTTGCCGTCTCGGGCCGGACGCTGAACTTCTAGGACGCGTTCAACCACGTACCAGGCGCCGTCATCCCGGATACCGGAATGGCGGCGTTTCTGTATTCAGGGGCTCAGCCCTCGACAATGTCGAACGGGAAGGTCTCGTAGGCGTAGTCGATGGTCAGTTCCTCGCCGGCCTTCAGGTCGCGGGCCGCATAGAGGCACACGCACAGGCGCTCGCAGTCCAGCTCGAAGTGGCAGTTGGGCTGGGCGCTGTGGTTGCAGAATGAAATTTCGCCAAACGCCACCGCATACTGGACAATGTCGGAATTGGGCGTCCAGTCGAACACGTAGTGGCGCAACATGCCCTCGTCCACGTTGCGCGTCTGCTCCGGGGGAAGCACCAGCACGCTGGCCGAGGTGACCAGATCGCCTTCCGCGATGTCCGTTCCGGCAAACAGCCCGCGCCCGCCGAGGCGCGACGGGGCGATGCAAAGCCTGCTCGATGGTGCCAGAATATGTGTCATGCCCGTTCCTCAGCCGGCGCGGGGATGCGCCGAATCGTATATGGACAGCAATCGCGCCGTATCCACCTCGGTGTAGTGCTGGGTGGTCGACAGGGAGGCATGGCCCAGCAATTCCTGGATGGTGCGCAAATCGCCGCCCGACGCCAGCAGGTGGGTGGCGAACGAATGGCGCAGGGCGTGGGGCGTGGCCGAATCGGGCAGACCCAGTGCGCCGCGCAGCATGCGGATGCGCTGCTGGATGATGCCGGGATTGAGCTGCTTGCCGCGGACGCCGATGAACAGCGGGCCATCCGGCTCCAGCGCGAAGGGGCAGGCGGCCACATAGGCGGCGACCGCATCGCGCACCACCGGCAGCACGGGCACGAGCCGCTGCTTGCCGCCCTTGCCCAGCACCACCATGGACTGGCCCGTGGGCGCCTCGCGCCGCTTCAGGCCCAGCGCCTCCGAGATGCGCAGGCCGCAGCCATACAGCAGGGTGATGACGGCGGTGTCCCGGTCGGCGACCCATGGCTCCTCGCTCAGCGAGCCGACCTCGTCGACAACCGCCCGCGCCCCGTCGACCGACAGCGGACGCGGCACCGAATGGGGAATTTTGGGAGTCGACACCGCCTGCACCGCGCCGTTGGTCAGGATGCCGGCGCGGCCGAGGAAACGATAGAAGCTGCGCACCGCCGACAGCGCCCGGGCCGACGAGCGCGACGACTGGCCGTCTTTCCGCCGGGTCGCCAGCCAGGCGCGGAAGTCGGGTACCGCGAGGCTCTCCAGCATGGTCTTGCTGACCGCGCCGCCATGATGGCGCTGCAGGAAGGCGAAGAAATCCTGCATGTCGCGCAGATAGGATGTCAGGGTGTTGGCAGCGAGTCGCCGTTCGCTGGCCATGTGCCGGACCCAGTCGCGGGCCAGTGGTGCAGCCGTGTCATCGGCGGCGAGGGAGGCGAGCAGTCGCCCCACCAATTGGTTGACGGTCAGTTCTCCGGCCGCGACCACCGTGCCGCCTCCGGGGCCTGGCTCTGGGGCAACAGCTGCTGCAGGCGCAGCGCCAGCACATCGCCCATATATCGCACGAGCTGGGTGGCGTGGCCCGGTTCGAAGGTCGCCGCGTCGCGGTCGCCCAGGGCCAGCACGCCAAACATCGTGGCGCCCAGTTCCAGCTTCACCATGGCCTGGGACTTGATCAGGCTGGTGGCGGGGCCGAAAAACTCTTCCGATTCGTTGCGTAGCGGGCCGAGCGTGACGGTCTGGCCGGGTGCGAACTGGCTCTCCAGCAGCATGGCCGGCAGCAGCAGGACGGAATCCATCTTTCGCTCGGGCCAGACCGAACGGTGATCGAGGCACAGCACCGCCACATCCACATGGAGGTAGCCGTGCAACTCGCGGCTGATGAACCAGGCCAGTTCGTCGAAGCAGCCGGCGCGGATCACGCCCAGCGTGGCCTCGTGCACCTGGTGCTGACTGGCCAGATTGCCGCGCGACGTCTCGACCAGCGCGTCCCGGTCGGCGGTGCGCTGCGACAGGCTGCCGCGCAGGCGATCGATCAGGTGGCGCTGGAAGTCGACGACGCCCTGGTCGTTTTCCGGTCCGCCCGGCAGCAGGCCGGCGAGCACATCCGGGTGCTTGTCGAGCCAGGCGAGAACCTGGTCCTTGGTGAGTTTGCCGCCGGCCATGGTCAGCCGATCTTCTGGCCGGTCTTGGCCCAGTCGGCAAGAAACGCCTGCAGGCCCGCGTCGGTCAGCGGATGTTTGACCAGCTGGCGCAAGGTCGCCGGCGGGATCGTGCAGACGTCGGCGCCGATCAGCGCCGCCCGCAGCACATGCGTCGGGTTGCGCACGCTCGCCACCAGGATCTCGGTGCTGAACGAATCGTAATTGTCGTAAATCTGGCGGATGTCCTGGATCAGCGCCATGCCGTCCTGCGAGATGTCATCGAGCCGGCCGACGAAGGGCGAGATGAAGGTGGCGCCCGCCTTGGCGGCCATCAGCGCCTGGACCGCCGAGAAGCACAGCGTGACATTCACCATGGTGCCGTTCGACGTCAGGTGGCGGCAGGCTTTCAGCCCGTCGATGGTCAGCGGCACCTTTACCGTGATGTTGTCGGCGACAAGGGCGAGCTTCTCGCCTTCGCTGATCATGCCTTTCGCATCGGTGGCGGTGACCTCGGCGCTTACCGGGCCGTCGACCACGGCGCAGATGTCGCGCAGGATGTCGTTGAAGTCGCGGCCGGCCTTGGCGACCAGCGACGGGTTGGTCGTCACACCGTCAAGCAGACCGCTTTCCGCCAGGTCGCGAATTTCCGCGATGTCGGCGGTGTCGACGAAAAACTTCATGAAGGGTATTCCTCGGTTCGGTTGTTGGGCCCGTTGGGGCGATTCTAAGAGAGGCGCGGGACACTGCCAAGGCAGCATACCATCAAAAGCAGTTCGCCGGCGGCGGGACGATCGGGCGCCACCGCGACCGTGCGCGTATTGCTGCCCCTTGGGCTCGACCTAGCATATGACTACCGGCCTCCGCCAGAGACGAACCTGCGGCCGGGCGATTTCGTCGAGGTGCCGCTGGGCACCAAACGCCGAATCGGGGTGGTGTGGGACGACGACGCGGACGCGCCGGCTGCCGATCCGGCCAAGCTGCGCACGGTGCATGACCGGATCGCGCTGCCGCCCCTGCCCGAATCCACCAGGCGGTTCATCGAATGGGTCTCGCGCTACACCATGGCGCCGCTGGGCTCGGTGCTGCGCATGGCGATCGCCACGCCGGGCCTGTTTCAGGCGCCGCGGCCGGTCCTTACCTATGCGCTGACCGATGCCGAGCCTGAACGTCTCACCGCCGCGCGCCAGCGGGTTATGGACCTGCTGCGTGACGGGCCGCCGCGCACCATATCCGATATTGCCGAGGCCGCCGCCGTCAGCGACGGCGTGGTGCGCGGGCTGGCCGGACAAGGCGTGCTGGAGGCCATCGAGAGCGATCCGGATGCCGGGTATATGGAGCCGCCGCCCGATCCCGAAACCCCCGGCCCCGTCCTGTCGGCGGAACAGCACGCTGCGGCCGGGGCACTCATGGCCAGGATCGGCGGTGGATTCGCGGCGCTGGCGCTGGAGGGCGTCACCGGCTCGGGCAAGACCGAGGTCTATTTCGAGGCCATCGCCGAGGCGCTGCGCCAGGGTGCCGACGGGCAGGTGCTGGTGCTGGTGCCCGAGATCGCGCTGACCAACCAGTTGCTCGACCGGTTCGAGACCCGATTCGGCGCACGGCCCATGGTCTGGCATTCGCACCTGACCGGCCGCGCTAGGCGGGCCACCTGGCTGGGCGCGGCCTCGGGCGAGGCCCGGGTCGTGGTCGGCGCCCGCTCGGCCCTGTTCCTGCCCTTCAAGGCGCTGTCCCTCATCGTCGTCGACGAGGAGCACGACCCTGCCTACAAGCAGGAAGAGCAGGTCATCTATCATGCCCGCGACATGGCGGTCGTGCGCGCGTCGCTGATGAAGTGCCCGATCGTGCTGGTGTCGGCGACGCCGTCGCTGGAGACCATGGTCAATTGCTGGAGCGGCAAGTATCAGCGGGTTCTTCTGCCGACGCGCCACGGCGGCGCCACGCTGCCGATCATCGAACCGGTGGACATGCGGCGCGAGGACACGCCGCGCGGCCGCTGGATATCGCCCCGGCTGGAAGCGGACCTGCGTGCCAACCTCGAGGCGGGCGAGCAGTCCCTGTTGTTCCTCAACCGGCGCGGCTATGCGCCCGCCGCCATCTGCAGGGCCTGCGGCAACCGGGTGATGCGCGAGAACTGCTCGGCGCCGCTGGTCGTCCACCGTTTCGGCAACCGGCTGCAGTGCCACCACTGCGACTTCACCATGCCCATGCCCCGGCAATGCCCGAAATGCGGCGCCGAAGGCACGATCGTTCCCTACGGCCCCGGCGTGGAACGGCTCGCCGAGGAGGTGGAGGCGCTGTTCCCCGAGGCGAGGATCGCCATCATGGCCAGCGACACGGTGCGCACCGCCAGCGAGGCGCAGGCCTTTGTCGAGCGGATCGAGAAGCACCAGATCGACATCGTCATCGGCACCCAGCTCGTCACCAAGGGCCATCATTTTCCCATGCTGACCCTGGTCGGCATCATTGATGCGGATCTCGGCCTGTCGGGCGGCGACCTGCGGGCGGGCGAGCGCACCTACCAGCAGCTCTGGCAGGTGGCCGGCCGCGCCGGCCGCGCCGAACGGCCGGGCCGGGTGCTGGTGCAGACCTATATGCCGGAACATCCGGTGATGCAGGCGCTGATCGGCGGCGACGGTCCGGCGTTCTACCGCAACGAGGCGGCCGAGCGGGAGATGGCGGGCTGGCCGCCCTATGGCCGGCTGGCGGCGCTGATTCTTTCGGGGGTCAACGAAGCAGATGTGGCGGCCCATGCCCGTGCCCTGGCGTCGAGGGCGCCCAGAGGCGCCGATTTCACCGTCATGGGACCGGCGCCGGCTCCCTATGCACGGTTGCGCGGGCGCTTCCGCCACCGCTTTCTGGTGCGGGCCAGAAGGAGCGTCGACCTGCAGGGCCTGATACGCGGCTGGCTGGCGCAAGTGCCTGAAAAAAGTAGCGTTCGCGTGGCGGTGGACATCGACCCCTACAGCTTTCTCTGAACGCTGGTCAGCTCTACGAAAATGCCGCCCTGACTCGGTTGCATGGAGCATACCGCTGTGTTAACACTCCGGCCGTCTCGCGGGTGCGAATGCCTGTGAACAAGCCAGACCTTGAGGAATTCCGCCACTCTCGCGGATATTCCGACCCCGAAGAACGTCTCAAAGAAGAGTCGCCACTTGGCAGCCAATAGTTCCATGACATCGGGTGTGGCGGGGCGTTATGCCGCCGCGCTGTTCGACCTGGCAAAGGATGCCGGGACGCTGGATGCGGTCCAGCAGGATCTGACCGACCTGAAGCGCATGCTCGGCGAGAGTGCCGACCTGGCGGAGATGGTTCGCAGCCCGCTGCTTTCCCGCGACGAGCAGACCCGTTCCATCGCCGCCGTGCTTGAGAAAGCCGGCGCCAGTGACCTGACCAAGCGTTTCCTGGGCGTGGTGGCAAAGAACCGCCGCCTGTTCGCCGTGCGAGGCATGATCGATGCCTTCGCCGCGCTGCTTGCCGACTTCCGCGGCGAAGTGACCGCCCAGGTTGTCTCGGCGCATCCGCTGACCGCGGGCCAGACCGAAGAGCTGCGCGAGACCCTGTCCGCCCAGTTGAGCCGTAAGATCCAGCTCGAGACCAGCGTCGACGCCGGTCTGCTTGGTGGCCTCGTGGTCCGCGTCGGGTCGCGCATGATCGATAATTCGCTTCGTACGAAGCTCTCCAATATGCAGCTTGCCATGAAAGGGATTGGCTGATGGACATCCGTGCCGCAGAAATCTCCGATATCCTCAAGGAACAGATCAACAATTTCGGCGCCGGTGCCGAGGTTTCCGAGATCGGCCGCGTGCTGTCGGTTGGTGACGGCATCGCCCGCGTCTACGGTCTCGACAACGTGCAGGCCGGCGAGCTGGTGGAATTTCCCGGCGGCATCAAGGGCATGGCGCTGAACCTGGAAGTCGACAATGTCGGCGTCGTGATTTTCGGCACCGACCAGGACATCAAGGAAGGCGATACCGTCAAGCGGACCGGCGACATCGTCGA
The window above is part of the Emcibacter sp. SYSU 3D8 genome. Proteins encoded here:
- a CDS encoding 2-oxoglutarate dehydrogenase E1 component; the encoded protein is MDLDPGLSAILNGANASFLESLYQRYERDPNSVDPEWRGWFEALRDGAARTAGAHGGPTWQRTDWPPLNNGDLTAALDPGAPAPTAAKPKDKGKGVSQEQLHAAAMDSIRALALIRSYRVRGHLHAKLDPLGLAVSPDHPELDPEAYGFSEKDLDRPIFIDALGLKTATVREIVEILERAYCGPIGVEYMHISELQERVWIQERIEGHDQYVSFTDMGKQAILQKVIEAETFEQFLNVKYTGTKRFGLDGAEATIPALEAIIKKAGALGVQEIAIGMPHRGRLNVLANVMSKPFRAIFNEFHGGSSTPDEVEGSGDVKYHLGSSSDREFDGNNVHLSLSANPSHLEAVDPVVMGKVRAKQDQRGDKERSEVVGLLLHGDAAFAGQGLVPECLGLSQLKGYRIGGVIHFIVNNQIGFTTSPMYSRSSPYPSDIAKGIQAPIFHVNGDDPEAVVHVAKLAVEFRQRFKKDVVIDMFCYRRFGHNETDEPMFTQPLMYQRIKDQPTVTQLYASRLAEQGLVSADEFKHMRDEFRATLETEFEVAESFKPNKADWLEGRWAGLKRARGTVRRGRTAEDEDTLRRLIEVLTTAPEDFNVHRTLQRQLDRKRETLESGTGIDWATAEALAFGSLLDEGFGVRLSGQDSGRGTFSQRHAVFTDQVTGDRYTPLDHVRDDAKFEVIDSMLSEAAVMGFEYGFTLAEPNTLVLWEAQFGDFANGAQVIIDQFVAAGELKWLRMSGLVLLLPHGFEGQGPEHSSARLERYLQMCAEDNWQVANCTTPANYFHILRRQMHREFRKPLVLMTPKSLLRHKLCVSHLSDMARGTSFHRIMWDHAQTEKEGYGKLKPDDQITRVVICSGKVYYDLLEEREARKLSDVYLMRIEQLYPFPGDSLQEELERFPHAKVIWCQEEPQNMGAWTFVEPFIEKTLEDLDHFVKRPVYVGRPAAASPATGLLSRHKEQQARIVHDALIG
- the lpdA gene encoding dihydrolipoyl dehydrogenase gives rise to the protein MSDYDVVVIGGGPGGYIAAIRAAQNGLKVACIEGRGALGGTCTNVGCIPSKALLHASEVFEEAGHSYGKIGVKVGSLELDLPAMMAYKDDTVKGLTRGIEFLFKKNKIDYVKGWGSFKDKNTIEVKGEDGSTSTVTGKSIIIATGSEPASIPGVTIDEKRIVSSTGALALPEVPKHLVVIGGGVIGLELGSVWARLGAKVTVVEFLDRIVPGVDDEVAKEFDKILRKQGFTMKTGTKVTKVESAKAGLKISVEPAKGGDAEVLEADYVLVSVGRKAYTEGLGLDKVGVKATDRGLVVTDDHWRTNVDGIYAIGDVIAGPMLAHKSEEEGAAVADVIAGKVGHVNYDAIPNVIYTSPEVASVGKTEEELKKAGVEYKAGKFPFMANAKAKVGLHTEGFVKILADAKTDRVLGVHIIGADAGNLIAEAVLAMEFDASAEDIAMTCHAHPTLSESMKEAALAVSGRTLNF
- a CDS encoding tyrosine recombinase XerC, with product MVAAGELTVNQLVGRLLASLAADDTAAPLARDWVRHMASERRLAANTLTSYLRDMQDFFAFLQRHHGGAVSKTMLESLAVPDFRAWLATRRKDGQSSRSSARALSAVRSFYRFLGRAGILTNGAVQAVSTPKIPHSVPRPLSVDGARAVVDEVGSLSEEPWVADRDTAVITLLYGCGLRISEALGLKRREAPTGQSMVVLGKGGKQRLVPVLPVVRDAVAAYVAACPFALEPDGPLFIGVRGKQLNPGIIQQRIRMLRGALGLPDSATPHALRHSFATHLLASGGDLRTIQELLGHASLSTTQHYTEVDTARLLSIYDSAHPRAG
- a CDS encoding SET domain-containing protein-lysine N-methyltransferase, whose protein sequence is MTHILAPSSRLCIAPSRLGGRGLFAGTDIAEGDLVTSASVLVLPPEQTRNVDEGMLRHYVFDWTPNSDIVQYAVAFGEISFCNHSAQPNCHFELDCERLCVCLYAARDLKAGEELTIDYAYETFPFDIVEG
- a CDS encoding DUF484 family protein; the encoded protein is MAGGKLTKDQVLAWLDKHPDVLAGLLPGGPENDQGVVDFQRHLIDRLRGSLSQRTADRDALVETSRGNLASQHQVHEATLGVIRAGCFDELAWFISRELHGYLHVDVAVLCLDHRSVWPERKMDSVLLLPAMLLESQFAPGQTVTLGPLRNESEEFFGPATSLIKSQAMVKLELGATMFGVLALGDRDAATFEPGHATQLVRYMGDVLALRLQQLLPQSQAPEAARWSRPEN
- the odhB gene encoding 2-oxoglutarate dehydrogenase complex dihydrolipoyllysine-residue succinyltransferase; this encodes MPTDIVVPALGESITEATVAKWYKKPGDAVEQDEPLVELETDKVAVEVNAPTSGVLGDLQVKEGDTVAVGSVIGSIGAGDGTKPAPKAEAKPAAKPEAKSVAKPAAKASPAPEPPAAAPESEELAREAASMAPSAARLVEEAKLDPSTIDGTGRGGRITKADVLKAMEAPKADAAPAAPASQAAKPAAPPREPGEREERVQMSRLRKTIATRLKEAQNTAAMLTTFNEVDMTALIAMRNEYRDLFEKKHGVRLGFMSFFARACVMALHEIPSVNAEVDGDTIIYKDHYDIGIAVSAPHGLVVPVIRDVDALGLAGIEKAIGEMAVKARDGKLALADLQGGTFTISNGGVFGSLMSTPILNPPQSGILGMHKVQDRPVVVDGQIVARPMMYLALSYDHRIVDGREAVTFLVRVKECLEDPHRMLLDL
- the fsa gene encoding fructose-6-phosphate aldolase gives rise to the protein MKFFVDTADIAEIRDLAESGLLDGVTTNPSLVAKAGRDFNDILRDICAVVDGPVSAEVTATDAKGMISEGEKLALVADNITVKVPLTIDGLKACRHLTSNGTMVNVTLCFSAVQALMAAKAGATFISPFVGRLDDISQDGMALIQDIRQIYDNYDSFSTEILVASVRNPTHVLRAALIGADVCTIPPATLRQLVKHPLTDAGLQAFLADWAKTGQKIG